The Fusobacterium perfoetens DNA segment ATAACTTAGGATTTACTGCTGGAATTTTAGGTCTCGTTCTTAACTGTATTTTAAAAGCCTATGACTTTAATGTAGCTTCAAGAAAAATTTTATCAACTCAATATAATGATATTTTACAAATCTGTTGTAGTGTAATATTTTTAATTTTTATTATAATTGGATTCTACATTAATGATAACTCTTTCTCTGGTTATAAAGAGCTTTTAAAATCTGGTGGTTTAGAAGTTGATTTTGTTGCTACTTATGGGTATGGAGTTACTTTTGTTAATATGGGACTTATGGGATTTTTAGCTATGCTATTTTCACTTTCTCTAGGTCAAACATTAAATGGTCCAATTCTTGCAGGTATATTTACTGTGGTTGGTTTCTCAGCACATGGAAAAACTCCATTTAATACTGCTCCTATTCTTACTGGAGTTATTTTATCAGGAGTTACTACTATTCATAATGATATGTTTACAATAGTTCTTTCTGGATTATTTGGAACTTCTCTAGCCCCTATAGCAGGGATTTTCGGTCCTTTCTGGGGTATCGTAGCTGGTTGGTTACATCTTACTGTTGTTACAAATATAGGAGGGCTTCACGGAGGTCTTAATCTATATAATAACGGATTCTCTGCTGGAATTGTAGCTGGTTTCCTACTTCCTATAATGAGAATTTTTAATGAAAGAGGTATGAAAAGAGAGTTACAATTTATTAAAAATAGAAAAGAATTTATGGGTATGATTAAAAAATCTGATTTTGAGTAACTTAAAAAATGCTGACTGAAAATTTTAATTTCAATCAGCATTTATTTTACAATTGAGTTTCTATTTCTTTATCTATTGAAAGAGTGGCTATTCCATTTAAATTAAGATTTTTTTCAGGTACATAACCTTTCTTTAATTTATAATAAGCTGCTGCTGCTATCATAGCACCATTATCTGTACAAAGTTTCATACTTGGATAAGAAACCTCTACTCCTTGCTCTGCCCCTCTTCTTTTTAGTTCACTTCTAAGTAGAGAATTAGCTGCAACT contains these protein-coding regions:
- a CDS encoding DUF1576 domain-containing protein; the protein is MDNLKENRKLYAFELGFLLVSLFIIILLVYGNFQLKENFFQGFSNIITSQAGLITDFLMVGGLSAGFSNSLLILAFNYFIVRFLKIEIKGMVLASLFTVFGFSFFGKNILNILPIYIGGILFSKYEHIPFKDIYLPVSFATALAPFISEVAFRTNTFEFSYVNGIILGVGIGFIISPLAKKMKSFHEGYNLYNLGFTAGILGLVLNCILKAYDFNVASRKILSTQYNDILQICCSVIFLIFIIIGFYINDNSFSGYKELLKSGGLEVDFVATYGYGVTFVNMGLMGFLAMLFSLSLGQTLNGPILAGIFTVVGFSAHGKTPFNTAPILTGVILSGVTTIHNDMFTIVLSGLFGTSLAPIAGIFGPFWGIVAGWLHLTVVTNIGGLHGGLNLYNNGFSAGIVAGFLLPIMRIFNERGMKRELQFIKNRKEFMGMIKKSDFE